Genomic segment of Synechococcus sp. A18-25c:
ACCGGGGTTGGTGATCTCACCTATTTCGGCAATCGCAAGCTGGCGTTTCGCCTTTGGCTCGATCCAGACAAGCTCACGACCTTCGGTCTCACCTCAACGGATGTTGTCAACCAGCTGTCCAGTCAGAACCGTCTGGTGCCTGCTGGCCAGGTGGGCGGTGAACCATCACCAAAGGGGCAGCAGTTCACCTTCACAGTGCAGCTCCAAGGCCGTCTGCGCAGTATTGAGGAATTCGAGGCGATGGTCGTGCGCACCGCCGAAGAAGGCGGTCTCGTGCGATTGCGGGATGTGGGAAACGTGCAACTCGGGGGTGAGTCCTATGCCGTGAGCGCAACGGATCTCCAGGGCGTCCCTTCGGTGGGACTGGCCGTGTATCAGCTCACCGGAAGCAATGCGCTTGAGGTTTCCGATGGAGTGAAGGCGGTGCTGGCTGAGTTCGAAAAGACCATGCCAGTGGGCATGAAGATGGAGAAGATCTACGACAACACCGACTTCATCACCGCCTCCATCCAGGGCGTTGTGAATTCTCTGCGGGATGCGGTGGTTCTGGTGGTGTTGATCCTGTTTCTGTTTCTGCAGAACTGGAAGGCCACGCTGGTTCCAGGAATTGCCATCCCTGTCGCGCTGATCGGCACCTTCGGGCTGGTACTTGGTTTCGGCTTTTCGCTGAATCAGCTCACCCTGTTCGGTCTTGTGCTCGCGACTGGTCTGGTGGTCGATGACGCCATCACCGTGATCGAGGACACTTCCAGCAAGAAAGCCGAAGGAATGACGGCGCTTGAGGCGGCCAAAGCCACCATGGATGAACTGTTCTCCGCGGTGATCGCTACGTCACTGGTGAAGTTCGCGGTGTTTCTGCCAGTGCTCTTCTTTCCCGGGGCCACGGGAACGATTTACAAGCAGTTTGCGGCCACGGTGATCTTCTCGATCGCCATTTCCACCTTTAACGCCCTCACCTTTTCGCCCATGCTTTCGGCGTTACTTCTGGCACGCGAGTCGAAGGATCCTGGCCGCAAAACCTATGCCATCGCCGGCACCGTGATCGGTTTCGTCTATGGCCTGCTTGTGGTTGGTGGAGGTGCCGCGCTGGCGCTGGCCCCCACTGCCATCGGAGCCTTGGTCGGGCTCTTGTTGGGGCGCGTTTTGGATCGTCCGGCCACACTGCCCTTCACCATCGGTGGAGCCATGACCGGTTTGATCCTGGTGGGCGTGAGCCGCATTCTGCCTGTGGTGATTTACCCCGCATTGGGCTTGGGCTTGGGCTGGTTGACCCCGGTGATTTTCGCCAATTTCAACCGCGGCTATGCAGTGATGGAAAGCCGTTACTCCGCTGCCTTGCAATGGGCTCTTGGCCGGCGAAAGCTGGTGATGAGCATCCTCGGTGCTGGCATCCTGCTGACGGCTGTGGCCTTTCGTGCCATCCCCGGTGGGTTTGTTCCGATTGAAGACCAGGGCTATGCCATCGGCGTTGTGCAGGCGCCAGAGGGTGTATCCACCCAGGTCACTGAAGCGATCAATCAACAGGTGGCCGCAGTGCTGCGCACCGAAAAAGACATCACGGCCGCCTCCGTTTTCAGCGGTGCCAGCTTGGATGGCAACAGTCCGAATAAGGGCTTGTTTTTCTTCGGCACCACCAACTGGTCGGATCGCCAGAAGAAGGACCAGTCAGTGGCGTCGATCGTGGAGCGTCTCAATCAGAAGCTGGCGGCTTCTGTGGATGGTGCTCGGGTGTTTGTTGTGGAGCCTCCCTCCATTCCGGGTTATGGCACCGGCGGTGGTTTTGAGTTCCAGCTGCTCGACCAGAGCGGTGGTGCTTACAGCCTTGCGGAGTTCAACGCCACAGCCAGCCGTCTGATCCAGGCCGGCAATGCCGACCCCGAACTCAATCGGGTTTACACGTTCTTCTCGCCCGAATCACCCCAGATTGAAATCCAGGTCGACCGGGATCGGATGGCCGCGGTCGAGGTGGACTTCGGATCAGCGATGCAGACCTTCAGCGTCAATTTCGGCGGTTTGTATGTGAACGACACCTTCCAGGAAGGCAAGGTGCGTCGTGTCTATGTGCAGGCCAATGCAGAAAGCCGAGCCACACCCGAGCGTCTGTCCGCTGTTTACGTGAAAAGTGCCGCAGGTGATCTGATTCCGCTGTCTGAATTTTTCACCGTTCGGGAAACCTATGGCCCCACGGTGGTGCCCCATTTCAACCTTTACCGGTCGATCAAAATTGAAGGCACGCCCGCTCCTGGCAGCAGTTCCGGTCAGGCCATCAATGCCATGAAGGGGATCTTCGAAAGCGTGAACCCTCAGGGTCTCAGCTTTGACTGGACCGGTATTTCCCGGGAAGAAGTGAAGGCGGGTGCCCTTGCGGTGGTGATCTTTGCGCTCGGAATTCTGGCGGTTTATCTGGTGCTCTCCGCCCAGTACGAGAGCTATGCCGATCCCCTAATTATTTTGATGACCGTTCCTACGGCCATGCTCGGCGCCCTGATCTTTTTGGCGTTGCGTGGTGAGGTGCTCAACGTCTACGCCCAGGTGGGCCTTGTGATGTTGATTGGCCTTGCGGCAGGCAACGGCATCCTGATTGTGGACATGGCCAATCAGCGCATGCAGGCGGGTGCCAATGCGTTGGAGGCCGCGCGTTATGCGGCGAGCTCGCGTTTGCGTCCAATCCTGATGACAGCGATTTCTTCGTTGTTTGGTTTCGTTCCACTGGTGTTTGCCAGTGGAGCAGGCGCTCGGAGCCAAACATCACTTGGTGCTGTGGTGTTCGGTGGTTTGTTGGTGGCCACTGTGTTGTCGTTGTTTGTGGTGCCAGTGTTTTATGTGGTGATGAAGTCATTGCTGGGCCAGGCGGATGGGGCCATCGGTGGTCCAGAAGCAGGGAATGATTCGGGATTGATCACCTCATGACGCAGGGCAATCGACCCGGTGCTGACACCCAAAAGCCAGCTGACTTCAACGGCTATAAGGTTCTCTGGTCTGCATTGATCGGTGCCGGGATCGGTGTGGTGCTGTCGCTCTTTCTCGACACCTTCATCCGCAACACACCGGCGACCATTCGCCAAACTCGGCTGCATTACCTCTACGGGGTCGTGATCTCTTCGGCGGCTCTCTTCAGTGCCTCGATTGAGAGCATGCGCCAGCTTCAGGACAGTGCACCGGAAGAGGACTACCGCACGGGCAAGTCGATGGCAGGGAAGTCTCGTCGTTAGACGAACCTCTCCCTGCCAGGTTGGATGACCTGATCAGGTGATCACCGTGGGCTGATCCATGCCGGTGCGTTGTTGGATTTCAGCCAGGTCATTGATGGCGTTGATCATCTTGGCCAGGGCGATCTGAGGATCCTGGTTGAGGTCCCCGGTGTTGGGAACATAGCTCTCTAGGTAGACCCGAATCGTGGCCCCCTTAGTGCCAGTTCCGGACAGACGAATCACTACGCGGCTGCCGTCGTCTAGAAGAATTCGCAACCCCTGCCCCTGTGTTACCGACTGGTCCACAGGATCGATGTAGCTGAAATTGTCAGCACCGCTGATGGTCTGACCAGCAAAGGTTTGCCCCAACAGGGAGGGAAGCATCATTTCCAGGCGGTCATAAAGGCCGTGGGCGGCTTCCGTTGGGACCGCTTCGTAGTCATGGCGCGAGTAATAGTGCCTGCCAAAGCGTTGCCAATGGCTGTTCATGATGTCTGCGACGCTGCACCGGCGGACGGAAAGGATCTGCAGCCAGAACAGCACGGCCCACAAGCCGTCTTTTTCGCGCACGTGATTGCTGCCGGTTCCAAAGCTTTCTTCTCCACACAGGGTGATCTCGCCAGCATCCAGCAAGTTGCCGAAGAACTTCCAACCCGTGGGAGTTTCGAAGCAGTTGATGCCCAGATCCTTGGCGACCACATCCACCGCTGCGCTGGTGGGCATGGAACGGGCAACGCCCGCCAGCCCCCCTGCGTACCCCGGGGCGAGGGTGGCGTTGGCCGTGAGCACCGCGAGGCTGTCGCTGGGATTCACGAAGCAGCGGTGGCCCAGAATCATGTTGCGGTC
This window contains:
- a CDS encoding efflux RND transporter permease subunit; this encodes MSASNNFITRPVLTTVCSILIVIVGLIAIPILPIENLPDIAPPTVKVRANYTGADAISVEEGVTSVLEQQINGVENMDFIKSNSSADGVSSIDVAFASGTNGDINQVNVQNRVSLAEPQLPEEVRKAGVTVNKASNSILLVYNFGSEDPDQITYSAETISGLLDLNLTDSIKRVTGVGDLTYFGNRKLAFRLWLDPDKLTTFGLTSTDVVNQLSSQNRLVPAGQVGGEPSPKGQQFTFTVQLQGRLRSIEEFEAMVVRTAEEGGLVRLRDVGNVQLGGESYAVSATDLQGVPSVGLAVYQLTGSNALEVSDGVKAVLAEFEKTMPVGMKMEKIYDNTDFITASIQGVVNSLRDAVVLVVLILFLFLQNWKATLVPGIAIPVALIGTFGLVLGFGFSLNQLTLFGLVLATGLVVDDAITVIEDTSSKKAEGMTALEAAKATMDELFSAVIATSLVKFAVFLPVLFFPGATGTIYKQFAATVIFSIAISTFNALTFSPMLSALLLARESKDPGRKTYAIAGTVIGFVYGLLVVGGGAALALAPTAIGALVGLLLGRVLDRPATLPFTIGGAMTGLILVGVSRILPVVIYPALGLGLGWLTPVIFANFNRGYAVMESRYSAALQWALGRRKLVMSILGAGILLTAVAFRAIPGGFVPIEDQGYAIGVVQAPEGVSTQVTEAINQQVAAVLRTEKDITAASVFSGASLDGNSPNKGLFFFGTTNWSDRQKKDQSVASIVERLNQKLAASVDGARVFVVEPPSIPGYGTGGGFEFQLLDQSGGAYSLAEFNATASRLIQAGNADPELNRVYTFFSPESPQIEIQVDRDRMAAVEVDFGSAMQTFSVNFGGLYVNDTFQEGKVRRVYVQANAESRATPERLSAVYVKSAAGDLIPLSEFFTVRETYGPTVVPHFNLYRSIKIEGTPAPGSSSGQAINAMKGIFESVNPQGLSFDWTGISREEVKAGALAVVIFALGILAVYLVLSAQYESYADPLIILMTVPTAMLGALIFLALRGEVLNVYAQVGLVMLIGLAAGNGILIVDMANQRMQAGANALEAARYAASSRLRPILMTAISSLFGFVPLVFASGAGARSQTSLGAVVFGGLLVATVLSLFVVPVFYVVMKSLLGQADGAIGGPEAGNDSGLITS